CCCCAACTACTCTGACCTTGTTTCAGAAGGTTATCGTTCTCTAACGTACAGCCATAATATTGATTCCATGAAACACCTGTGTCCTTTCCAATCGGCGGGCGGCATCTGCAATGACCGTTCTTGCGAATATCAACATTTTGATGACATGAAACTAAGCGGTGCGTCGACAGACTTGAATTGAAACCATATGCACCATTTTTGCCAGCACAtactctctcctcttcctttcctttctcccGTCGCGTTTGTTGTTTTAGCATATCCGACCTCCACCTTATACCCCGATGCGTGGTCCGCCTTCAGTCGTGTGGATGCTGACGCGCAGGTCTCATTGCCCGTTTACAGATGACAAGATCCTGGTACAGATGGGGTCTCTCCGGGAAGGCAAAACCCCAGAGGAGAAAGACCAGTACATTGCTGGCCTGAAGCAAATCATCAATGATATGCGGCGTGACAAGGTGAAAGATTTCAACACCGTTGCGACAGAAATTGCCGCATACCGTAGACGCTTCCTGCACGATCCAACGCGGGTCCTGCCCTTGTAACAGGCTTCGGTTTACGATATTCGGGTGTCCTCGACGACTGACTAGCTGAGCTTTTGCTTCATCATATTCATCAAGGTGAGACGCTATTGTCTGAAGTCAATGACTTAGACACTGCCCGTGGGCACGAAGAGCTCTGTGCCAACAGTCAACATTCTCAGACTATTTACGTCTTTTCGGTGTTGGTCATAACATCATAAGcagtctttttttcttcttttttgccttgttctttctttttgcttcttcattCATGACACAACACGCTCGTTCATTACTGGAACGAAGCATTTTCCCTTCGACTCTGCATATTAGCAAGCGCGGCGTTTTTCCGTTTGGTTCATGGACCTCTGGCTGCTTGGCATAAGAGTCAGTATTCgacagaaagagagagatgTGAGcagggaaagaaagaaaatgcaaCAGCGAAAAGAAGAATCCCAGAGCAAAGTCGACAGCTCTATCGACCACTGAATAATGCTATAGTGTATGACTATTATGCTCGGCCGGAGCAAAAAGGATTGTACAGCATGGCGTATGGGATCTAGGGTACATAGCAATAATGGTGAAATGTATCAACATATCTAATTACTGCTTTTCTCGAAATTATACATTCTGCCCGTAGAGATATAGCAAGGCGCAGACGCAAATGCCCAGGTTTTTGAATCCGCCAGAACGTTTCGCATAGAAGCTTGACCTCATCCTGGTGATTGATGTAAGCTGTTATTTTCGAGCCTCTGCTGTATTCATCCGTGTAACCTTCCTTTGCGCTGCTATCGAGGATTGGGGCAGTGTACCTACGGTATGTCATGGATGCGCGCATCGAAGAGGTAAAGAAGACTCCACGGGATCAACAGGGGTCTATTTCTGTTCATTTGGCCCCCAGACTATGATATACTCCGGATTTACTTTTAAGATAATAATAGTAATCTGATCAGATCACCGATGATGATTCACCGGTTTATTACATAGTCGGGCGCTTAATTGCTGGTAAGAGAGACAAGCCACGAGTCACCGCCAGACCATAAGGCTGACTTTGAAACATGGCATCGTGCAACGCGagaaataataataatatgatgattattattatcattgATGATAATAATATTAATAGTTTATTTAAGAGGGCCAAAAGAGAATAGTAGCATAACATCATACATAGAAGTAGCATAGCAAGGACTCGGCTAGTATATTCTTACCCGTTTTGTATACTGGGCGTTACAGCACAACACACAGCCCACTCCGTatattcaaaaaaaaaaaaaaaaacgccCGATGATGACATAGCATTCTCCCGGTGAATATCAGCTAGTTTACCCAGTAAACACGAACAAAGAAAGTATATGTTCAGTAAATCAAATAACTAAGTCCAAGGAAGTAAGCGAGTGTACCGTTAGTTCGCCGTGTATCTGACAGCCACACCCGCCAGAAAGGGCGATGGATAAATCAGAAACAACTCGATCGACGGCCGGGAATTTAAAGAAACGCGGCTGGGATTCTATTTCATATATGTGTATGCATATGTGCGCACTATTTATGCGGGTAGCTGGATTGGGATGGGATGCGGCTCAACTGATTAACGACGCGGATTGTTGTGTACGGAGGATGGATTTTTACAGATTTCTTTGATGAAAATAATATATGTTGAGTCAATATTCAAATACATACATCATAGCATAGAAACATCAATCATTCTCGTGACAGTGATGATTACTATTGCGGTGGCTGTATCTCAGCCCCCATTTGTTGTTTGTTGGTACATGCGAAAAGAAATCATAAAACCGAGAAAAGCcgaaaggaagaaaacaaAATAAACCAGAATAAACCAGATTCTATCGCTCAAATGAACCCATGCAATCCCAAGACGTGAGGATTAGAAGTGAAAGATAAAGAAATCCCAAACTCCCAGACGCAAATGCGTCTATGCTCGTGCCGTATTCGTCGTATCATGAAGAAGGAACCAGCCCAGTAATAACACAAAAGTAGTCGAAACACATCGTTTAAGCCATCAGGCGCAGCAGAAATCCTGCAGATCAGAAGCATTagctttccttcttcctttttgcCAAGGTTCTCATTCAAGGACGAATCGCGGTGCTTACCTGTTCTTTGCTGAACACGAGGCCTGCCGTTTCAATTATTTGCCTGCCGGTATGCAGTTGGCGCAAGCAACGTGGTTGCACATCACGCAGCGCGGCTGATGGTTGTAGACCTTGGGTCCATCATTGCACTGGCAGCAAAAATACATGTAGGTTGCGCCATAGCTCTTGATGCCGGAATGGCCTCCTGAACCGAGACCCTGAGCGAGCGACAGGCCCGGGGTGAATGTCGTGTTACTTGCGATGGGCGCCATTGTGCGTAGTTGACTCAATGATGTTCCGGTGCAGCTCTGGACAGGAGTGGAGGGGTATGCGGGCAGCTCGTGAGAGCAGCTTTGCGTCGTGTTGTAGTCGGAGGTGTTGACCTCAAGAGAGCAGTCGTCGCAGCGCATCGTACCGCACTCAATGCAAGTGTTGTGAAGTTCAACGCTGTGAGGGCCGAATTGGCAGTCGCAGCAATACCAGGTGCAAGACATGATAGGGATCGTCTGTTGACTTTGTGAACTTAGGTAGGCCGAAATGGTGGAAGTAGCGTTGGAATTGCTTGGGAACAGCAGATAGAAGTGGTCAAGCTTTGTTGTTGTGTGAATGTGTTTGAGATGAAGAATAGGAGACATGAGAAGGAATTGGGATGGTTTAAATATTGAGGCATCCTCAAGGCCAACTCTGTCAGTGACCTAGGCAGTAGGCCGCAGGCATCCAAGCCCCATACGCTCCAGTGCTAACCGTTGATACTGGGACCCATCAGAGCGATCCTCCATTGGTCCCTCGTAGGGGGTCCGGGCAATTGGTGGTCCAAAGAGGCTTTGCGGGTCATCGCCCTTGCCCTGAGTGAGCCCCGGTAGGAAGTGGGTGCGTCTAGAATACCACAGGAGTTCCTGATTCATAGACAGGATCACCGCCAGAAATGCCAGACAGGTTGAGTAAAATCCATAGTAAGATACACTGAAACACTGGGGAAAAGGCGGTATTCACAAGGCACAA
This sequence is a window from Aspergillus chevalieri M1 DNA, chromosome 5, nearly complete sequence. Protein-coding genes within it:
- a CDS encoding uncharacterized protein (COG:S;~EggNog:ENOG410Q2VY); amino-acid sequence: MAPIASNTTFTPGLSLAQGLGSGGHSGIKSYGATYMYFCCQCNDGPKVYNHQPRCVMCNHVACANCIPAGK